From the Microbacterium sp. W4I4 genome, one window contains:
- a CDS encoding MFS transporter — MTAIDSASAPRTAPIAAVGALTFRAGRWIDGWDAEDHGQWESGGRRIAGRNLRWSIFAEFLGFVVWQLWSIVVISLPTAGFAFDVGQTFWLISMPSLVGATLRFPYTFMVARFGGRNWTVVSAALLLLPVIGLALCVGSPETPFPVMLGIAALAGLGGGNFASSMSNITFFYPQREKGWALGVNAAGGNLGAAVAQFVVPIVITIGAASTLALPAAGWVWVPLIIVAVVGAALRMNNLSTARSDFAASAAALREPHLWILAFLYLGTFGSFIGFAGVFPKLIVDQFPEFSSFHIGTATLSLAFLGALCGSLARPYGGKLADRFGGAVITLGAFIAMAALTAVVMVMLPLIGFWGFLALFLLLFTASGMGNGATYRMIPTVFSWRAGADDAHRTSGDIGSQRKAAAALGVISAIGAYGGFLVPQVLGLSKATTGGYTAGLGWFLGAYLVMIAVTALVYVRAGRRTGTRL; from the coding sequence ATGACCGCGATCGACTCCGCATCAGCACCGCGCACGGCTCCGATCGCCGCTGTCGGCGCCCTCACCTTCAGAGCCGGACGCTGGATCGACGGCTGGGATGCCGAGGACCATGGACAGTGGGAGTCGGGCGGACGCCGCATCGCGGGCCGCAACCTGCGCTGGTCGATCTTCGCGGAGTTCCTCGGGTTCGTCGTCTGGCAGTTGTGGTCGATCGTGGTGATCTCGCTGCCGACGGCGGGATTCGCGTTCGATGTCGGGCAGACGTTCTGGCTCATCTCGATGCCGAGTCTGGTCGGAGCGACGCTGCGCTTCCCGTACACGTTCATGGTCGCGCGTTTCGGCGGCCGCAACTGGACCGTCGTGTCGGCCGCTCTGCTGCTGCTGCCCGTGATCGGTCTCGCGCTCTGCGTCGGCAGCCCCGAGACGCCGTTCCCGGTGATGCTGGGCATTGCCGCCCTCGCTGGACTCGGCGGAGGCAACTTCGCCTCTTCCATGTCCAACATCACGTTCTTCTACCCGCAGCGCGAGAAGGGCTGGGCCCTGGGAGTGAACGCCGCGGGCGGCAACCTCGGCGCCGCAGTGGCCCAGTTCGTCGTTCCGATCGTCATCACGATCGGCGCGGCGAGCACGCTGGCCCTCCCCGCGGCCGGCTGGGTCTGGGTGCCGCTCATCATCGTCGCGGTCGTCGGGGCCGCGCTGCGCATGAACAACCTGTCCACTGCGCGCTCGGACTTCGCGGCCTCCGCCGCCGCGCTGCGCGAACCGCATCTGTGGATCCTGGCGTTCCTCTACCTCGGCACGTTCGGCTCGTTCATCGGCTTCGCCGGTGTGTTCCCCAAGCTCATCGTCGACCAGTTCCCGGAGTTCTCGTCCTTCCACATCGGCACCGCGACACTGTCCCTCGCCTTCCTCGGCGCACTGTGCGGCTCGCTCGCCCGCCCCTACGGCGGGAAGCTGGCCGACCGGTTCGGCGGAGCGGTCATCACCCTCGGCGCGTTCATCGCGATGGCCGCGCTGACCGCGGTCGTCATGGTCATGCTCCCGTTGATCGGATTCTGGGGCTTCCTGGCCCTCTTCCTGCTGCTCTTCACGGCAAGCGGCATGGGCAACGGCGCCACCTACCGCATGATCCCGACCGTCTTCTCCTGGCGTGCGGGGGCCGATGACGCGCACCGCACCTCCGGTGACATCGGATCGCAGCGCAAGGCGGCGGCGGCGCTCGGCGTCATCTCCGCCATCGGCGCCTACGGCGGCTTCCTGGTCCCGCAGGTGCTCGGCCTGTCGAAGGCGACCACCGGCGGATACACAGCAGGGCTGGGCTGGTTCCTCGGCGCCTACCTCGTCATGATCGCCGTCACCGCGCTCGTGTACGTACGCGCGGGCCGGCGTACGGGGACTCGGCTGTGA
- the uvrA gene encoding excinuclease ABC subunit UvrA: MPIVPVASSGKLSVRGARVHNLKNVDIDIPRDSLVVFTGLSGSGKSSLAFDTIFAEGQRRYVESLSAYARQFLGQVDRPDVDFIEGLSPAVSIDQKSTNRNPRSTVGTITEIHDYMRLLWARIGIPHCPECGERIQRQTVQQIADQLMELPERTRYQIVAPVITQKKGEFADLFKELGAKGYSRAIVDGDLIQLAEPPKLKKSYKHDIAVVVDRLVASDDILGRVTDSVETALGLAGGIMQVNFVDESGDDAWQSFSEKLACPNGHPIALTEIEPRTFSFNAPFGACPACAGLGTRMSVDSDLLLGDEELSIREGAILPWTTQGKGLFQYYERLLEGLARDLDFSLDTPWNQLHSDVREAVLRGDDYKVSVKWKNRYGREMRYTSGFEGVVPYIERQYLQAESDTQRGRWGEYLREVPCPVCDGARLKPEVLAVKVHGHSIAEVSSLSLAEASTFMHTLVLTDREAKIAAQVLREIRLRLEFLLQVGLAYLNLGRSAGSLSGGEAQRIRLATQIGSGLTGVLYVLDEPSIGLHQRDNRRLIDTLVRLRDLGNTLIVVEHDEETIEAADWVVDIGPGAGVNGGSVVHSGPYSALLGETESMTGDYLAGRREIVTPKKRRRIDKKRMLSVVGARANNLQNVTADFPLGVLTAVTGVSGSGKSSLVNDILYQVLAARLNGARTVPGKHTRVTGLDNLDKVVHVDQAPIGRTPRSNPATYTGVFDRIRTLFSETPEAKVRGYLPGRFSFNVKGGRCDACSGDGTIKIEMNFLPDVYVDCEVCHGKRYNRDTLSVHYKGKNIAEVLEMPIAEAAEFFEPIQAIHRYMKTLVDVGLGYVRLGQAATTLSGGEAQRVKLATELQRRSNGGSIYVLDEPTTGLHFEDVRKLLEVLNGLVDKGNTVIVIEHNLDVIKSADWVIDLGPEGGSGGGEILATGTPEHIAAVEESHTGRFLAEVLGTSTAGRARKAG; this comes from the coding sequence GTGCCAATCGTTCCCGTCGCCTCGTCCGGAAAACTCAGTGTCCGCGGTGCCCGCGTGCACAATCTCAAGAACGTCGACATCGACATCCCCCGCGACTCGCTCGTCGTCTTCACGGGACTGTCGGGGTCCGGCAAGTCGAGCCTCGCGTTCGACACGATCTTCGCCGAGGGGCAGCGTCGGTACGTCGAATCGCTGAGCGCCTACGCGCGTCAGTTCCTCGGCCAGGTCGATCGGCCCGATGTCGACTTCATCGAAGGGCTCAGCCCCGCGGTGTCGATCGACCAGAAGTCGACCAACCGCAACCCGCGCTCGACCGTCGGAACGATCACCGAGATCCACGACTACATGCGCCTGCTGTGGGCGCGCATCGGCATCCCGCACTGTCCCGAGTGCGGTGAGCGCATCCAGCGCCAGACCGTCCAGCAGATCGCCGATCAGCTCATGGAGCTGCCCGAGCGCACGCGCTATCAGATCGTCGCTCCTGTCATCACGCAGAAGAAGGGCGAGTTCGCCGACCTGTTCAAGGAGCTCGGCGCCAAGGGCTACTCCCGTGCGATCGTCGACGGCGACCTGATCCAGCTGGCCGAGCCGCCGAAGCTGAAGAAGAGCTACAAGCACGACATCGCGGTCGTGGTCGACCGCCTGGTGGCATCCGACGACATCCTCGGCCGCGTCACCGACTCGGTCGAGACCGCGCTGGGCCTGGCCGGCGGCATCATGCAGGTGAACTTCGTCGACGAGTCCGGCGACGACGCCTGGCAGTCGTTCTCCGAGAAGCTGGCGTGCCCGAACGGGCACCCGATCGCCCTCACCGAGATCGAACCGCGCACCTTCTCGTTCAACGCGCCGTTCGGCGCCTGCCCGGCATGCGCCGGTCTCGGCACCCGCATGTCGGTCGACTCCGACCTGCTTCTGGGCGACGAGGAGCTGTCGATCCGCGAAGGCGCGATCCTGCCGTGGACGACGCAGGGCAAGGGGCTGTTCCAGTACTACGAGCGCCTGCTCGAGGGGCTCGCCCGCGATCTGGACTTCTCCCTGGACACGCCGTGGAACCAGCTGCACTCCGATGTCCGCGAGGCCGTGCTGCGGGGCGACGACTACAAGGTCAGCGTCAAGTGGAAGAACCGCTACGGGCGGGAGATGCGCTACACATCCGGCTTCGAGGGCGTCGTGCCCTACATCGAGCGGCAGTACCTGCAGGCCGAGTCCGACACCCAGCGCGGCCGTTGGGGCGAATACCTCCGCGAGGTGCCATGCCCGGTGTGCGACGGCGCCCGATTGAAGCCCGAGGTGCTCGCCGTGAAGGTGCACGGGCACTCCATCGCCGAGGTCTCGAGCCTGAGCCTGGCCGAAGCCAGCACGTTCATGCACACGCTCGTGCTCACCGACCGCGAGGCGAAGATCGCCGCGCAGGTTCTGCGTGAGATCCGCCTGCGTCTGGAGTTCCTGCTGCAGGTGGGGCTGGCCTACCTGAACCTCGGTCGCTCGGCGGGCTCCCTCTCCGGCGGCGAGGCCCAGCGCATTCGTCTGGCGACCCAGATCGGCTCCGGACTGACCGGTGTGCTGTACGTCCTGGACGAGCCCTCGATCGGGCTGCACCAGCGCGACAACCGCCGTCTGATCGACACGCTCGTGCGGCTGCGCGACCTCGGCAACACGCTGATCGTCGTCGAGCACGACGAGGAGACCATCGAGGCGGCCGACTGGGTCGTCGACATCGGACCCGGCGCCGGCGTCAACGGCGGATCGGTGGTGCACTCCGGGCCGTACTCCGCCCTGCTGGGGGAGACCGAGTCGATGACCGGCGACTACCTGGCGGGTCGGCGCGAGATCGTCACACCGAAGAAGCGTCGCAGGATCGACAAGAAGCGGATGCTGAGCGTCGTCGGCGCCCGCGCCAACAACCTGCAGAACGTCACGGCCGACTTCCCGCTGGGCGTGCTCACCGCGGTCACCGGGGTGAGCGGATCCGGCAAATCGTCCTTGGTGAACGACATCCTGTACCAGGTGCTCGCCGCGCGACTCAACGGAGCGCGCACCGTTCCGGGCAAGCACACCCGCGTCACCGGGCTCGACAACCTCGACAAGGTCGTGCACGTCGACCAGGCGCCCATCGGGCGCACTCCGAGGTCGAACCCGGCCACCTACACGGGAGTGTTCGACCGCATCCGGACCCTGTTCAGCGAGACCCCCGAGGCGAAGGTGCGCGGCTACCTTCCCGGCCGCTTCAGCTTCAACGTCAAGGGCGGACGCTGCGACGCATGCTCCGGCGATGGCACGATCAAGATCGAGATGAACTTCCTGCCCGACGTGTACGTGGACTGCGAGGTCTGCCACGGCAAGCGGTACAACCGCGACACCCTGAGCGTGCACTACAAGGGCAAGAACATCGCCGAGGTGCTCGAGATGCCGATCGCCGAGGCGGCCGAGTTCTTCGAGCCGATCCAGGCGATCCACCGCTACATGAAGACGCTCGTCGACGTCGGCCTCGGCTATGTGCGGCTCGGCCAGGCGGCCACCACCCTCTCCGGGGGCGAGGCGCAGCGCGTCAAGCTCGCCACCGAGCTCCAGCGCCGCAGCAACGGCGGCAGCATCTACGTGCTCGACGAGCCGACCACCGGTCTGCACTTCGAAGACGTCCGCAAGCTGCTCGAGGTGCTGAACGGACTCGTCGACAAGGGCAACACGGTGATCGTCATCGAGCACAACCTCGACGTGATCAAGTCGGCGGACTGGGTGATCGACCTGGGTCCTGAGGGCGGTTCCGGCGGCGGGGAGATCCTGGCGACGGGCACTCCCGAGCACATCGCCGCGGTCGAGGAGAGCCACACCGGCCGCTTCCTCGCCGAGGTGCTGGGCACGTCGACGGCCGGTCGGGCCCGCAAGGCGGGCTGA